A stretch of Aedes aegypti strain LVP_AGWG chromosome 2, AaegL5.0 Primary Assembly, whole genome shotgun sequence DNA encodes these proteins:
- the LOC5568888 gene encoding m-AAA protease-interacting protein 1, mitochondrial — translation MSFYNRALKLNQFSRFLHTVPSNLPASSSRSTSGILASRLREPLGVIPQQRRLALCSTIGSNGCVFHYGQRCSYSTEAPDELPPRGRGRTLPKLMDFPEIIWPSIMKSIKNWIMVHFIIRPYFDREFSLPEFVQGAKQALQVVSASLAGGELKSLDGLVDRQTLNDLKNTIGKMSVAQRYDLMVQKEDIYFSFPYQVGVMFDEEDEASQKRFVEITMVFHVLKGLKGMVERGETIPLNVGVMPEYRDKISICNYRFIKEFTKGVDSDWTVNVVSHFKPSDLIDE, via the exons ATGTCGTTTTATAATCGTGCCCTaaaactaaatcagttttccCGGTTCCTGCACACTGTTCCCAGTAATCTCCCAGCGAGTTCCTCCCGATCTACCTCAGGAATATTAGCCTCCCGACTGCGGGAGCCATTAGGAGTAATTCCTCAGCAGCGGCGGTTAGCCCTATGCAGCACAATAGGAAGTAATGGCTGCGTTTTCCATTATGGTCAAAGGTGCAGCTATTCTACTGAAGCACCGGATGAGCTTCCACCCCGAGGACGTGGGCGTACTCTTCCTAAACTGATGGACTTCCCGGAAATCATCTGGCCATCGATTATGAAATCGATCAAAAACTGGATAATGGTACACTTCATTATCCGGCCGTACTTTGATCGGGAGTTCAGCCTGCCGGAATTCGTCCAGGGCGCCAAACAGGCGCTGCAG GTCGTATCAGCATCCCTTGCGGGAGGTGAACTGAAATCCCTGGACGGTCTTGTCGATCGACAGACATTAAACGATTTGAAGAATACCATCGGAAAGATGTCCGTTGCGCAACGGTATGACCTGATGGTGCAGAAGGAAGACATCTATTTTTCGTTCCCGTATCAG GTTGGCGTGATGTTTGACGAAGAGGACGAGGCGAGTCAAAAGCGATTCGTCGAGATAACTATGGTGTTTCATGTTCTAAAAGGCTTGAAAGGAATGGTGGAACGAGGTGAAACTATTCCGTTGAATGTTGG AGTGATGCCAGAGTACCGCGACAAGATCAGTATCTGCAACTATCGTTTCATCAAAGAGTTTACCAAAGGCGTCGATTCGGACTGGACCGTCAACGTGGTGAGTCACTTCAAGCCCAGCGATCTGATTGACGAATGA